GAGTAATGCTTAGAGCACACTGAATAACTCCGCGTTTGAGATGTCTGTAATAGATCTTATTGAAACTCAGCACTTGTTTGTCCACTAtagcttttaattattatatctgATAGTCTATTAGGTATATCGACCGATTTCCAACgattattaaatacttgacCAAGTTTTCAGaattctaattaaataatacatcGCTGAgctaattactatttaaataattgattacgaTACCATTGTCTTCAATATCTTAgcagtaaaaaataacattattgtCTTTATtaaccaataaaaatatatatttctatctaCTTTGGAAatattgtaacaaaaaaagtcaccaacattttctttcattcgaaatctaataaaaataaattgatccAATTAATTGATATGTGCAATTTTATCACTTGCCTCTCCATTTGATGGTCTTTTactttgacaaaaaaaaagtcattgaTTAACCAGCGAAATATGTTTGGGAACAAAGGAAAATAATTCTCACCCGACCactaaaataagttaaaaaagttacgGGAAACTGAATACGGTTGatgaattaaattacaagtagaattttattgaaactaAAAACTAAAAGCATAGACGCTAGATTCCCTTTATTGGTTGCTGATAACccgatacataaaaaaataatttattggtgttggtgttggtataatttaaaaaattttttgggtcaagtaaaaattttctaggggtgagtaaaaatttttaacgccAGGAAATCTTTGTTTTCTgcatagtaataaaaaatatattttttaaattaaaaatgaacttgaactaattagtaatttataatcaaattaaaattattttacgtaAGAGTTGACATGAAACATAAGAATTGTCGTCACGTCGTGTTTACTTCATTAACAAATTGGATGTACTGAGAATGAATACTGACATTTATCCACACATGTGTGATGTTGTCTTTgcgatttttttatgataaaatacttgttcaatatttaaaacttatttttactctagttaattaaatttttttttgttattaatacagttgataaattaaaaaataatttcaaaatatttgactCGAAATTGggtaacttaaaaataaaaataaaaaaacattaacttGAGAATTTGAACTCAAAGTAGGAAAGAAGTATTAAATCACTTTAAAAGCTATAAATTAGTGTCTAAGTAAAAAAGTGATGTGCTCGTTAGAACAGATATACAGAGACAAATATACAGGGTATCTGAACTACAAATGgcgatgattttttataagatgATCTCTGTATAGTATAACGAACATTAGAGAAAAAGTAGTCACGCGATTATACGTAAATgcttttttaacttaatatattcgtatttaaatttttatactttttagatAAAAAGTTTGATTGCTGATAAAAGGATTTAAAAGTAAAcatgaatgaatttttattttcatttacttttattatcatttttttttgttgtcaaGATTTTGAGATTATCGATGAATAGTtgagtgataaaaaaagtgCAATGGGGTCAAAGAATCGTTTTTGGCTGCTAAATATAATTCTTAAGATAGCAATCAATGACAAATAGAGAATTTcggagaaaaatatatatttaagagccgattaattaacttaatagTATAGATGTCAAATAACTaaagctataaaaattatagtcgtataataataataaaaatttattttcatattacaTATTTCTttatcgaaaataaattttttattattgaaataacctagacgattttttttttgtttttttctttttgtaaaagaaaaaatagtgatattaataattgtaatctactcagaatataaatatattttaaagtatcTGGGAAACTCATATATTGCACCTGAAACCCTCAACACCATATATCATGTCGTAAAAGTATATCccgcataaatatatatataaaaaacactataaaaaaaaataggacaTATTTTGAGTACGTGGTCCATTTTCATCCCCTTGATATTATGGAAATCATCACAACAGATGTGAGCAACGTGAACGCAAAAAGACAATGTTTTTAACAAAACAATTTATCAACGTGTCATTTAATACCAatgataaattgattaataagtaagtgaactatttaataataaatattaatgatataatTTCAGGATATTGATTTCAACAGTCCGAGTATTCAACAAAGAATCCTTGAATCGCAGGCACAATTATGCAACAACGGTTCGACACCTGAAgctggtatttttttttttatattaaatatttttttaaattattacccgggtcaaaaaattagatctgatttCAGTGTAACTGGACTGTATTTAAACTAATTGATCTAtatttgaactaattaatctattttaaaatttttatgaaaattctaaGCTGTTTTTAATCTAAAGACAATCGAAAatagactaaaaaataattgatagacAATAAAAGTCTAATTTTGATctgaataaaagcaaaaaaaagcaaaatattttgagaaaaaatttgattttcttctACAGACGATGAAagtagattaaaaattattgaaaacaagtCTGAAAATAATCTCAATAAGGAATAATACCGGCAAAACTCGATCAAATTTcctatgttaattaaatacgaagtaaaattgaatagaaataacttaaaattcgtattttatttaaaacagatcaaattttccGATCCGGGTACCCTATAAAAAAACAGACGTAAGTCTACGCTACTCCGGTGTTAAGGTTATCGGTGTTAAATTTGACTTCGAAaaacggtgttaaaataaaaacggtaGCTggtgtttatttgaatttctgtAGATGGCCAACATGGTTCGGCTTAACTAAGACACCTCagcatttcaaacaagaatataatttttccgtaaagctattgaaataatttttttctcaattaaaGACAATTTTGTAGTTAACGaaacgttattattattaattttttccgttTGTAGATATTGAAAAGCTTGGACTCACACCCTCATCAGAGCTAAATGTACTCTACCTGTACACCGTTTTATCATTGGTAAAAAAACACCACTACACTGGCGTGAGCGTATTTTaacaccttttttttttagggtgTATTAACTCTTAGTgctgtgaaattaaaaaaattacgtacTATCACAAagattaattactttatattattatcgCATTACTACTATAAATGTgcgcattattattataatatgtaACGCATGTTATCTTAACTTGCCCTAAATCCATACGAATAGCtttaagaatgaatgagagagaaagaaagcCCAATGAGCTATAACGAAGTATTATCTTACCGAACATTAGCAGAACAAcacgaatttaaattaatgcatAATCGATATCACTGTTTGTCTTAACGgttgaattttatcattttattacctaacaaatcaaaaattcacTGAGTATAATTAAcgcgataaaatattaaataatcattaattaaacattttattttttcttcatttactTTTTAGTCGTTAATttcctatatatatacatatatagcaccaaatttaattttttataaaattatactggTTATGAACGATAATTactgcactgtaaaaaatttttagactcGGTCtaaaaattacaccaaatTTCATGTTAAATTTggtaaatgtttaattaacgATACCctagtcaaaaataaaacttgatttagacttggtcgtcttaaatcgtgactaagtaagcTAGTTGTCGAAACTAAGGCAgatattttgaaatgttgtagaatatttattttcttttataattgatcgtttagaaaaaatttggaaattagtagacgtcggctaacatcagtatcgaaaatatttttaaagaggTCATTCTTTAatgcatatatttaaaattatgaggtAATATACAAATCTTGacttatgataattaattaatgacataattatcaatcagaatatataataaatgcaCTAATAAGTAATTCGAAATTTAACCAATCCAATTTTAGATACCACAGGATTACTCAGCAGCaggaaatttatatttaatgcctGTTACCAAACTTTATTGAGTAATATATATTGCTTAATGTATGTACATGCgatgtaaatatatagatatatcaaatattgttcgacaaaaaaaaacccgatGTTACCAGGTATTTCAAATTCCATTGTTACTTTGTACATAAAGTACAGTCTGGCTGACAATTTTATCACCTTGCGTTGCGGTTTGTGTATTGTGTAAATGTTTGtttcattatattaaaaagtatttaactGATAAAATCCGGCGGggctatttattttatttatactgttATTTTATACCCCGTCAaggtgttaaatttattaacagttgaaaaaaaactattagcctgtgaaaaatttttatgacaaaacgattattaaaaattttttttaagcttaaatatattattgtactATAGGGTATGAACGAACAATcaccttttattttattttctttataaatatgtatataaaaatttatcaaaacaatttttttttcataaaatttatggtatttttaaatttttgtttttcgtcAAAAGCTTTTACATgccagaacaaaaaaatatattgaatttcTATCTAATTCGGTTCaagcagatttttttatttttcgttcaatttttcattttttaacttcccgctataaaaattaataattttcaaaaaaagagaagttattaatttcggtccgattttcgaaaatttagttttcgtCAGATCTTGAAGATATAAAATCCTAGGAAACTTTTCTGTTTATTTCTGGACGGATGTCCGTCCATCGGTAAACGTATGTGTGAGTGTGGGTATAAACTTTTTATGTCCGACggatatctttggaacgaatcaaccgatttgagcggcaatcgaaagggctCACCAAGAATTAGcactgattagattttaaaatcgatcgtCGAGTAATTCAcaagttttacaaaaaataaagtaaaaaaaaaagtttctaagTTTGACAAACTCTAAGTCTCATTGAGCTCTTTTGATTACCGCAAAACAGGTACAAATCAGTCGATTTGTTCTaaagatatcgtcggacaaaaattactttttttcgacaatatatatatatatttttaatctagccgttttttgagctcgaagaatttaaaagttttaccTTTAATAACACTTTccagctcttcgagctcgaaaatggcGGGCCcacagaataaataatttaaaaaaatttttcaataaaaagaaaaatgatggaaattttatcaaaaaacccTCGATCtccacttttacttttttgtaagtttcgttaaaaattttctcacagtaagctttaaataaataacttttattgatgtaattaaaaaaatataaaatggtaaaatttttttctaataattggACGATCCTTGAGTACTTTGTAGTATCTaccttacatatatatatatatatatatatatatatatatatatatatatagtataggaaagtaaattgatttttacataCTACATGTGGTTGCAAGGTTGCAACAGAGCATTAATTATTACCTATTCCGGATTCTCAATTGTTCAATTAACGTCAGTGTATGTCACTCGTGATATGGACTTTAAATTTCCATACGTCAATTGTACTATTGTTAAACATTATCCTCTATTGTCACTATCAACGcacaaatatttacaatttaactACCAATTAATAAGTGAtccatgaaatttaattacaaatataaattaaaatatgtgcctatttaaaaattctctcatgtaaatttataactttgtaaataaatcccgataattacattttcccccgaaaataaaattaattaaatgaatataaattaaattaaattgaactacaaagttaatttaatataaactaaaatatcaGCAATTTTccatcataaatatatatgtcaaaagttatatattttacaatgtgaataatatagtatatatatatatatatatatatatatattatctggGTTATgtcacattttatttaaaataaatatcaaagaatTCAActcagaaaatattattatgaaaataaataaataaaagtaaaaaattgaaaggaaaaattttacatcCCACTATAAAAGTTTCTATATAAGTttctttttaacaaaaaaactattgaacTTATTGATGCGTATATTAAAGAAGCTTTTCCTTCAAAGGATTCAATAAAACTATATTGAACTTTCAGGTTGGTGTCCTGAAACTTGGGACAGCATTCTTTGTTGGCCACCCACTGCACCCAACGAGCTTGCGGTACTTTCATGTCCTCACTACATCGCCGGGTTCGATTTACAGGTAGATgttgacaaatatttattttatcaataactcTATTATACATGAtccataataaatatatatgtaaatataataggCAAATGCCACAAGACAGTGTATGTCAAACGGACAGTGGTATTGGAGCGCAGAAACAAATAGTACCTGGAGTAACTACACGGAATGTTATAATGCTCAGCTTGTAACTGTACTAATGGATTTACCAGAGATGCAGTCGGATAATGCAACACTTGTCAAGGTAGTGTAATCGAATGTAGATGTACACAAAGGAAGATTAGacatatcaataataatctaATGCAATGTATAGTCCTGCATATACATCTCCAtgatattatttcatttcgcAAGCTTTGATGGTTTCTGCGGCTTAAATCTCGATTGAAGGAAATACACACACAAATAGCGTCTAAGTACACTTCGATACAAAGCTGATATTCCTTTCAAAGAACTAATAATATTGAgaagcaaaaaatatataattcctACTAAGTCTCTTTCATGAGAAAATGtacttagtttattttatgattgcagaaaattttatgagttattaatgtcaaggatttttttttaatcattgataatatgtaatgaataattatcgataataaactgtgatttgtttatttgttaagataattattttacattaagaaaaattgtgaaatctgaatttattgaatctacacgaaaaaaaaaagatttcttgacgctaaatatttttactcgtcccaagaaattttccTATTGTCTTaagcaaattttttgaattatgaatggaaaagtaaaattttttttagcgcaagaaaattttatcgagtcctaaaaaaatttttttttttcatttcatgatgaaaaaaatttttttcttctctgtAAATGTTGgatattaactattaaatttgttattaatttttacttaagcAATCgatgatgaattttataatttttctgtctaaattaaatttttttttaatgaaaattcgaGTCCCCacatgagtaaataatttttattaaaattattagaggCTCCTTTTTTTAAGATCAAAGCGAggacataattttaaaaattcgtatgattgatgttgaataaaaaattattatgaaaatcgATCAATTATAAACTTGCATTTATTACccagcaaaaaattttaataataaatattttttttttacttaagaaaattcttgaaaaattgaaaaaaaaatttttttcgtaaaaatttcatttcctttTATTGAAAACAAGCGGATAGAAGAATCTTATAGGTATTCCACAATGAACATACtacagatatttaaataacgaattaaataaagtagaaAAGTAAATAGTTTAGTTAGACGCAAagagattaatttaaaaaaaaaaaaaaagttttaataaaaattgtaaaagagTTCAAATAGACATACGAGGtgggagaaaataaaattacagcaTAGATTAAATGAATTCCAAACGTGCAGTAAAACAAGCGTATATAATGAGAACCTGCTAGAATTGGatcagataaaattaaatgaaaaaaaaaaaaaaaaaaaaaaaaaaaaaaaaagaattgctgtacgtaaaaataaaaatttaataaacccCTTTTGATTacgttagtaaataaaatgcaaattaatgctgagaatttatttagcaaaacagaaatatttgattaaataaaaatagtgattATTActaagattaattatttatttttagaaatatctGCCagtagttaaaataatatcaacagTTGGTTACGCCGTGTCATTGTCAGCTCTCATTGTTGCGTTCTGCATCTTAGCAATAATAAAGTAAGTAgcttacataaattattattgttttcctTTTCTTTTTCACGACAGTAAgatacacggaaaaaagtgaactatataaattcaaaaacgaCAAGATAATGATTAAGTGATCAATAAATAGTATCATTCTGAATagtaattctttaatttataattaaaccgtaaataattatccactgtaaaaaatcaggagtgaTTCCGGAGTGATCTAGATTTCACTTAAATTCTCATTTGGAGTTTAAATATTCgcagagaaatttttagtaaaaataccCAAAAAGTTTGATACCAAGAGGGTATGtggtaaatatctaaatattgaaatttaaaaattatctatattgACACCCAGGTTCCgggttataatttaaaacactaattttcaaagcttattttttccgtgtaattttttttgatataatgaataataataataataatgacgtattattttattaagaaaacTACGATGCCCGCGAAATATGCTTCACATGCATCTATTTGCATCATTCATAATGCGAGCATTTATGGCATTgctcaaagaaataattttcatctcCGGTCTGGGTCTTTCTTCAGACgttcttataaaaaatggaGAGAGTTACTGGCTTGTTGATGATATTGAAAGTAATTGGCATTGCAAAGCATTCACTAGTTTCTGGCAGTACGCTATACTTGCAAATTACTCGTGGATATTGATGGAGGGTCTCTATCTCCATAATCTTGTTTTTTTTGCGTTATTTACCGACTCTAATTCCAGTATCGCTGGTTATGTTGCTCTAGGATGGGGTGAgccaattattaaatacataaataactcaatcaacaaacaaataaacaaataattgtttttctttttttcttttttaaggtTTTCCAGTTATATTTGTAGTACCGTGGATATTTATGAGAGCGTCGATTGAAGATACGTTTTGCTGGACTACCAATGAAAATCCATATGTTTTTTCTGTTATTCGTATTCCGATAATACTTTCAGTATtagtaagtttatttttaaaaagaatggGGTGTGATAGGGTAtctaagtaattaaaaaattaaaaataaaacgcattgaaattttattgaaatgcCAAAAAAggtctaaaaatttattttcattattttatattgagaaAAGTTCTTGCgactcaataaatattttttaaataagtcatatattttttttcatataattatttttgtattagaaaaaaattgaagctttgaatttttaattttttaaatgtaaaagctgtaaatttttttttttttttcaaaaagcaTTCATATGCtagaaatacaaaatttttattaaaattagtt
Above is a window of Microplitis demolitor isolate Queensland-Clemson2020A chromosome 1, iyMicDemo2.1a, whole genome shotgun sequence DNA encoding:
- the LOC103580101 gene encoding parathyroid hormone/parathyroid hormone-related peptide receptor; the encoded protein is MSAHDIDFNSPSIQQRILESQAQLCNNGSTPEAGWCPETWDSILCWPPTAPNELAVLSCPHYIAGFDLQANATRQCMSNGQWYWSAETNSTWSNYTECYNAQLVTVLMDLPEMQSDNATLVKKYLPVVKIISTVGYAVSLSALIVAFCILAIIKKLRCPRNMLHMHLFASFIMRAFMALLKEIIFISGLGLSSDVLIKNGESYWLVDDIESNWHCKAFTSFWQYAILANYSWILMEGLYLHNLVFFALFTDSNSSIAGYVALGWGFPVIFVVPWIFMRASIEDTFCWTTNENPYVFSVIRIPIILSVLINFVLFVNIVRVLYVKLKSAVSEETHRYRRWAQSTLVLVPLFGVHYTVFLGLSYSIGVDERVELIWLTGDQLFASFQGFFVAVLYCFLNAEVRTEVSRALRTTRWPKFGSGRWGQKSSTRCNSTCSCNATKITKETRKTIWWQLPCPCFFNEKNIHHSNHSMASTQDVTTRGCSLASSRGYLESVDQGHGVNLPDSYGQTTNQISPLRSKYTDQSMLSFYSNISEGYGLTANMTDKIEPSENHHWSDSECCSLSFELHNFQPV